CGCGGTCCCAGCGCAGCAGCGACGGCACCTCGTTGGCGAGCACGTCGCGCAGCACGCCGCCGCCGACCGCGGTGGCCAGGCCCAGGGTCGCGGACGCGGTCAGGCCGAGCCCGTGGTCGTACGCCTTGGTCGTACCGCTGACGCAGAACAGGCCGAGGCCGGCCGCGTCGAAGACCAGGACGGCCGCCTGGATCCGCTCCACGTGCGGGTGCAGGAAGAACACCACGAGCGTGGCGAGCAGCGGGGTGACGAAGTAGCCGAGGTCGGTGAACGCGGCCGGGGGCACGGCCCCGATGACCAGGTCGCGGAACATCCCTCCGCCCAGCGCGGTGACCTCGGCGAGCACGGCGATGCCGAACACGTCGAAGTTCTTGCGGACGGCCAGCAGCGCGCCGGAGATCGCGAACACGAAGATGC
This is a stretch of genomic DNA from Streptomyces sp. TG1A-8. It encodes these proteins:
- a CDS encoding trimeric intracellular cation channel family protein — its product is MQLQQLFSPSVQHTLDVIGIFVFAISGALLAVRKNFDVFGIAVLAEVTALGGGMFRDLVIGAVPPAAFTDLGYFVTPLLATLVVFFLHPHVERIQAAVLVFDAAGLGLFCVSGTTKAYDHGLGLTASATLGLATAVGGGVLRDVLANEVPSLLRWDRDLYAVPAIVGATMVVLCIRHDVLTPLTSALAVVTAFVLRLLAMRFHWRAPRAWNRRSTVTED